A genomic window from Hyla sarda isolate aHylSar1 chromosome 8, aHylSar1.hap1, whole genome shotgun sequence includes:
- the LOC130284721 gene encoding tubulin alpha chain-like gives MRECISVHVGQAGVQMGNACWELYCLEHGIQPDGQMPDSKAIGSSDDSFTTFFSDTGTGKHVPRAVFVDLEPTVIDEIRTGKYRQLFHPEQLISGKEDAANNYARGHYTIGKEIIDSVLDRIRKLADQCTGLQGFLVFHSFGGGTGSGFTSLLMERLSVDYGKKSKLEFAIYPAPQISTAVVEPYNSILTTHTTLEHSDCAFMVDNEAIYDICRRNLDIERPSYTNLNRLISQIVSSITASLRFDGALNVDLTEFQTNLVPYPRIHFPLATYAPVISAERAYHEQISVSEITNACFEPANQMVKCDPRHGKYMACCLLYRGDVVPKDVNAAIAAIKTKRSIQFVDWCPTGFKVGINYQPPTAVPGGDLAKVQRAVCMLSNTTAIAEAWARLDHKFDLMYAKRAFVHWYVGEGMEEGEFSEAREDMAALEKDYEEVGLDSYEDEEEGEE, from the exons AGGGAATGCATTTCAGTCCACGTTGGCCAAGCTGGAGTCCAGATGGGcaatgcctgctgggagttgtactgccTGGAGCATGGAATACAACCAGATGGACAGATGCCCGATTCCAAGGCCATTGGTAGCTCAGATGATTCCTTCACTACCTTCTTCAGTGACACCGGGACTGGTAAACACGTTCCCCGCGCTGTGTTTGTCGACCTGGAACCCACGGTGATCG ATGAGATCAGGACTGGTAAGTACCGCCAGCTTTTCCACCCAGAGCAGCTTATAAGTGGCAAGGAAGATGCAGCCAACAACTACGCCCGAGGCCACTACACCATAGGCAAGGAGATCATTGATTCTGTCCTGGACAGAATCCGAAAGCTG GCCGATCAGTGCACAGGTCTGCAGGGATTTTTGGTTTTCCACAGTTTTGGTGGTGGCACTGGATCAGGCTTCACCTCCCTCTTGATGGAACGTCTCTCTGTTGACTATGGCAAGAAGTCTAAGCTTGAGTTCGCCATCTACCCTGCCCCCCAGATCTCCACGGCTGTGGTTGAACCATATAACTCCATTCTCACCACCCACACCACACTGGAGCACTCAGACTGCGCCTTCATGGTGGACAATGAAGCCATCTACGACATCTGCCGCAGGAACCTGGACATTGAGCGCCCGAGCTACACTAATCTGAACAGACTTATTAGTCAGATCGTGTCCTCCATCACAGCCTCTCTCAGGTTTGATGGTGCTCTGAATGTTGACTTGACAGAGTTCCAGACCAATCTGGTGCCCTACCCCCGTATCCACTTCCCCCTGGCCACCTATGCCCCCGTCATCTCTGCAGAAAGAGCTTACCATGAGCAGATCTCCGTGTCGGAGATCACCAACGCTTGCTTCGAGCCGGCCAACCAGATGGTGAAATGTGACCCCAGACACGGCAAATACATGGCTTGCTGCCTGCTGTACCGTGGTGATGTTGTCCCCAAGGATGTCAATGCCGCCATCGCTGCCATCAAGACCAAGCGCTCCATCCAGTTTGTGGACTGGTGCCCAACAGGGTTCAAAGTTGGTATAAATTACCAACCACCGACTGCGGTTCCTGGTGGAGATCTGGCCAAGGTGCAGCGCGCTGTGTGCATGTTGAGTAACACCACCGCCATTGCCGAGGCCTGGGCTCGCCTGGACCACAAGTTTGACCTGATGTATGCCAAGCGTGCCTTTGTGCACTGGTATGTGGGTGAGGGTATGGAGGAAGGAGAGTTCTCTGAGGCCCGGGAGGACATGGCCGCCCTGGAGAAGGATTATGAAGAGGTTGGGTTAGACTCTTACGAAGATGAAGAAGAAGgagaggaataa